One genomic window of Salvia miltiorrhiza cultivar Shanhuang (shh) chromosome 4, IMPLAD_Smil_shh, whole genome shotgun sequence includes the following:
- the LOC131020838 gene encoding probable xyloglucan endotransglucosylase/hydrolase protein 27 — protein sequence MVGFLGAVVAAAIVLISTSSIVLVESSITTFSKAFKPLYGESNIVSYEDEGSVEIAMDEATSSGFHSKEMYVQGYFETSLRLPESYTAGVVVTFYASNNQKYPYRHDEIDLEFLGRARGGTWSLQTNFYGGGHVERGREERYDLWFDPSEDSHRYAIRWGPDRITYYVDGVPIRHVAKAPAMRAEFPNKEMRLYGTIWNGSDWATGGGRYKMDMSYGPFVAKYSGFVMNGCPFNGTGPRDCVDRGLTLTREERLKMNGFRRRWMTYSYCYDIKRYPLSLPECVFNSRELRHLQKLHPKTFGYSKNSN from the exons ATGGTCGGATTTTTGGGTGCAGTTGTGGCTGCTGCTATTGTGCTCATCTCCACTAGTAGCATCGTCTTGGTCGAATCTTCGATAACCACATTCAGCAAAGCGTTCAAGCCCTTATACGGGGAGTCGAACATCGTGTCGTACGAGGACGAGGGCTCCGTCGAGATCGCCATGGACGAGGCCACGAGCTCCGGCTTCCACTCGAAGGAAATGTACGTGCAG GGATACTTCGAGACGTCGCTGAGGCTGCCGGAGAGCTACACCGCCGGCGTGGTGGTGACCTTCTACGCCTCCAACAACCAGAAGTACCCCTACCGGCACGACGAGATCGACCTCGAGTTCCTCGGCCGGGCCCGCGGGGGCACGTGGTCGCTGCAGACTAACTTCTACGGCGGCGGCCACGTGGAGCGCGGGCGGGAGGAGCGCTACGACCTCTGGTTCGACCCGTCCGAGGATTCCCACCGCTACGCGATCCGGTGGGGCCCGGACCGGATCACCTACTACGTGGACGGCGTCCCGATCCGCCACGTGGCGAAGGCCCCCGCCATGCGGGCCGAGTTCCCCAACAAGGAAATGAGGCTCTACGGCACGATATGGAACGGGTCGGACTGGGCCACGGGCGGGGGCCGGTACAAAATGGATATGAGCTACGGCCCGTTCGTGGCGAAGTATTCGGGCTTCGTCATGAACGGGTGCCCGTTCAACGGGACGGGGCCCCGGGATTGCGTTGACCGGGGTTTGACTTTGACGAGGGAGGAGAGGCTGAAGATGAATGGCTTCAGGAGGCGTTGGATGACTTACTCGTATTGCTATGACATAAAGCGTTATCCGCTTTCTCTGCCGGAATGCGTTTTTAATAGCAGAGAATTGCGACATCTGCAGAAGCTTCATCCAAAAACGTTCGGATATTCCAAAAACTCAAATTAA